The genomic DNA GGGGGCGGTGGACCTCGGCCGCGCCGCGCTGGGACGGGCTCGCGTGGGCATCGGGCTCGGGCACGCCCTCACGGTCGGCCTGGAGGCGGGGCTGGCTCTGGACCTGCGGGCGGCGGGCCGGACGGAGGAGGCCGGAAAGCTGGCCGACGAGACACTGGGACGGCTCGGTGCCTCCCTCGGGCGGACACACCGCACGGTGCGCGCGACGGCCGCGGGAGAGCGCCCGTACTGGGACTTCGAGCCCCAGCCGATCTGACCCCCGTACCGCACAACGGGCTCCGGCCCCCGCCGATACACATCGGCGGGGGCCGGAGCCCGTGACGGTGGTGCCGCTGGTCAGGCCTCGAAGACCTCGGCGACCAGCTGGGCCTGCTCGGCCTGGTGGCGCTTGGCCGAGCCGACCGCCGGGGACGAGCCGTGCGGCCGCGAGATGCGGCGCAGGCGCTCACCGTGCGGGATGTCGGCGCCGACGGCCAGGTCCAGGTGGTCGATCAGGTTGAGCGCGATGAACGGCCACGCACCCTGGTTCGCCGGCTCCTCCTGGGCCCAGAGGTACTTCTCGGCGTTCGGGTACTTGGCGATCTCGGCCTGGAGCTCCGCACCCGGCAGCGGGTACAGGCGCTCCAGCCGGATGATGGCCGTCTCCGTGTCGCCGCGCTTCTCCCGCTCGGCGTCCAGGTCGTAGTACAGCTTGCCCGCGCAGAAGACGACCTTGCGGACGTCCTCGGGCTTGACCGACGCGTCGCCGATCACCGGACGGAAACCGCCGGTGGTGAACTCCTCGATCTTCGACGCCGCGGCCTTCAGACGCAGCATCGACTTCGGGGTGAAGACGATCAGCGGCTTGTGGTGCGGGTTGTGCACCTGCCAGCGCAGCAGGTGGAAGTAGTTCGACGGCAGGGTCGGCATCGCGACCGTCATGTTGTCCTGCGCGCACATCTGGAGGAAGCGCTCCGGGCGGGCGGACGAGTGGTCCGGGCCCTGGCCCTCGTAGCCGTGCGGCAGCAGCAGCGTGACGCCGGAGGTCTGGCCCCACTTCTGCTCGGCCGAGGAGATGAACTCGTCCACGACGGTCTGCGCGCCGTTGACGAAGTCACCGAACTGGGCCTCCCAGACGACCAGCGACTCGGGACGGGCCAGCGAGTAGCCGTACTCGAAGCCCATCGCCGCGTACTCGGAGAGCAGCGAGTCGTAGACGTTGTACCGGGCCTGGTCGTCGGTGAGGTACAGCAGCGGGGTGTAGTCCTCGCCCGTCACCTGGTCGACCAGCACCGCGTGGCGCTGCCCGAACGTGCCGCGGCGGGTGTCCTGGCCGGCGAGCCGGACCGGGGTGCCCTCCATCAGCAGCGAACCGATGGCGAGCGTCTCGCCCATGCCCCAGTCGATCGTGCCGTTCTCCACCGAGGCCGCGCGACGCTGCATCTGCGGCATCAGGCGGGGGTGGACGGTGATCTGCTCGGGGATGTTGACCTGGGACTCGGCGATCCGCTTGACGACCTCGGCGGAGACCGCCGTGTCGACGGACACCGGGAACGCGGCCTGCGGCTCCGGGACGTGCGGGGCGGGCGGCTGCGAGGTGGCCTCGCGGACCTCCGCGAAGACCTTCTCCAGCTGACCCTGGAAGTCCTGGAGCGCCTGCTCCGCCTCTTCCAGCGTGATGTCGCCGCGACCGATGAGGGACTCGGTGTAGAGCTTGCGCACCGAGCGCTTCTTGTCGATCAGCGTGTACATCTGCGGGTTGGTGAACTCCGGGTTGTCGCCCTCGTTGTGACCGCGGCGGCGGTAGCAGATGAGGTCGATCACGACGTCCTTGTTGAACGCCTGCCGGAACTCGAAGGCGAGCCGCGCCACGCGGACCACGGCCTCCGGGTCGTCGCCGTTGACGTGGATGATCGGCGCCTCGATCATGCGCGCCACGTCGGTGGCGTACATCGAGGAGCGCGAGGACTCCGGGGCGGCGGTGAAGCCGACCTGGTTGTTGATCACCACGTGCACGGTGCCGCCGGTGCGGTAGCCGCGCAGCTGCGACATGTTGAGCGTCTCGGCGACGACGCCCTGGCCCGCGAAGGCCGCGTCGCCGTGGAGCGCGACGGGCAGGACGGTGAAGTCCGTGCCGCCCTTGTTGATGATGTCCTGCTTGGCGCGGGCGATGCCCTCCAGGACCGGGTCGACCGCCTCCAGGTGGGAGGGGTTGGCGGCCAGCGAGACCTTGATCTGCTCGCCGTCCAGACCGGTGAAGGTGCCCTCGGCGCCCAGGTGGTACTTGACGTCGCCGGAGCCGTGCATGGAGCGCGGGTCGAGGTTGCCCTCGAACTCGCGGAAGATCTGCGCGTACGACTTGCCGACGATGTTCGCCAGCACGTTCAGCCGGCCGCGGTGGGCCATGCCGATGACGACCTCGTCGAGGCGGGCCTCGGCGGCGGAGTCGATGACCGCGTCGAGCAGCGGGATGACGGACTCGCCGCCCTCCAGCGAGAACCGCTTCTGGCCGACGTACTTGGTCTGCAGGAACGTCTCGAACGCCTCGGCGGCGTTCAGCCGGCGCAGGATGCGCAGCTGCTCCTCGCGCTCGGGCTGCTGGGCGCGCGGGCGCTCGACCCGGTCCTGGAGCCACTTGCGCTGCTTCGGGTCCTGGATGTGCATGAACTCGATGCCGGTGGTGCGGCAGTACGACTCGCGCAGCACCCCGAGGATGTCGCGCAGCTTCATCATCGACTTGCCGGCGAAGCCGCCGACCGCGAAGTCCCGCTCCAGGTCCCACAGGGTGAGGCCGTGCTCGGTGATGTCGAGGTCGGGGTGCTTGCGCTGGCGGTACTCCAGCGGGTCGGTGTCGGCCATGACGTGGCCGCGCACCCGGTAGGAGTGGATGAGCTCGAAGACGCGGGCGGCCTTGGTGACGTCGCTGTCGTGCGAGGCGTCGATGTCCGTGAGCCAGCGGACCGGCTCGTAGGGGATGCGCAGCGCCTTGAAGATCTCGTCGTAGAACTCGTTCTGGCCGAGCAGCAGCTGGCTCAGGACGCGCAGGAACTCGCCGGAGGCGGCGCCCTGGATGACCCGGTGGTCGTACGTCGAGGTCAGGGTCATGACCTTCGAGATACCGAGCTTGTTGAGGGTGTCCTGCGAGGTGCCCTGGAACTCCGCCGGGTAGTCCATCGCGCCGACGCCCATGATGAGGCCCTGGCCGGGCATCAGGCGGGGCACGGAGTGGACCGTGCCGATGCCGCCGGGGTTGGTCAGCGAGGCGGTGACCCCGGTGAAGTCGTCCATGCCGAGCTTGCCGATGCGGGCACGCCGGACGATGTCCTCGTACGCCTGCCAGAACTCGAAGAAGTTGAGCGTCTCGGCCTTCTTGATGGCCGCGACGACGAGCTGGCGGTCACCGTTGGGCTTCACCAGGTCGATGGCCAGGCCGAGGTTGATGTGCTCCGGCTTGACCAGGGTCGGCTTGCCGTCCTTGACCGTGAAGGAGTGGTTCATCGACGGCATGGCCTTGAGGGCCTGCACCATCGCGTACCCGATGAGGTGCGTGAAGGAGATCTTCCCGCCGCGGGCGCGCTTGAGGTGGTTGTTGATGACGATGCGGTTGTCGAAGAGCAGCTTCACCGGGACGGCGCGGACGGACGTGGCCGTCGGCAGCTCCAGCGAGGCGTTCATGTTCTTCGCGACGGCGGCGGAGGGGCCGCGCAGCGTCACGTACTCCGGACCCTCCGGGGCCTCGGTCGCCTCGGCGGTCTTCGCCGGGGCCGCGGCGGGCTTCGCGGGGGCGGCCTTCGCCGGGGCTGCCGGAGCAGCGGCGGCGGGGGCGGCCTTCGCGGGCGCCGGAGCGGCGGCGGCGGGCTGGGCCGGGGCGGCGGGCGCGGCGGCCGGAGCCGGTGCCGCGGGCTGGGCCGGGGCGGTGGCGACCGGGGCCGGGGTCACCGCGGCCGCGACGTCGGGAAGGGGCTTGTCCGCCG from Streptomyces sp. NBC_00654 includes the following:
- a CDS encoding multifunctional oxoglutarate decarboxylase/oxoglutarate dehydrogenase thiamine pyrophosphate-binding subunit/dihydrolipoyllysine-residue succinyltransferase subunit, with the translated sequence MSSQSPSNSSISTDQASPGGNPAAAFGPNEWLVDEIYQQYLQDPSSVDRAWWDFFADYKPGTSGTADKPLPDVAAAVTPAPVATAPAQPAAPAPAAAPAAPAQPAAAAPAPAKAAPAAAAPAAPAKAAPAKPAAAPAKTAEATEAPEGPEYVTLRGPSAAVAKNMNASLELPTATSVRAVPVKLLFDNRIVINNHLKRARGGKISFTHLIGYAMVQALKAMPSMNHSFTVKDGKPTLVKPEHINLGLAIDLVKPNGDRQLVVAAIKKAETLNFFEFWQAYEDIVRRARIGKLGMDDFTGVTASLTNPGGIGTVHSVPRLMPGQGLIMGVGAMDYPAEFQGTSQDTLNKLGISKVMTLTSTYDHRVIQGAASGEFLRVLSQLLLGQNEFYDEIFKALRIPYEPVRWLTDIDASHDSDVTKAARVFELIHSYRVRGHVMADTDPLEYRQRKHPDLDITEHGLTLWDLERDFAVGGFAGKSMMKLRDILGVLRESYCRTTGIEFMHIQDPKQRKWLQDRVERPRAQQPEREEQLRILRRLNAAEAFETFLQTKYVGQKRFSLEGGESVIPLLDAVIDSAAEARLDEVVIGMAHRGRLNVLANIVGKSYAQIFREFEGNLDPRSMHGSGDVKYHLGAEGTFTGLDGEQIKVSLAANPSHLEAVDPVLEGIARAKQDIINKGGTDFTVLPVALHGDAAFAGQGVVAETLNMSQLRGYRTGGTVHVVINNQVGFTAAPESSRSSMYATDVARMIEAPIIHVNGDDPEAVVRVARLAFEFRQAFNKDVVIDLICYRRRGHNEGDNPEFTNPQMYTLIDKKRSVRKLYTESLIGRGDITLEEAEQALQDFQGQLEKVFAEVREATSQPPAPHVPEPQAAFPVSVDTAVSAEVVKRIAESQVNIPEQITVHPRLMPQMQRRAASVENGTIDWGMGETLAIGSLLMEGTPVRLAGQDTRRGTFGQRHAVLVDQVTGEDYTPLLYLTDDQARYNVYDSLLSEYAAMGFEYGYSLARPESLVVWEAQFGDFVNGAQTVVDEFISSAEQKWGQTSGVTLLLPHGYEGQGPDHSSARPERFLQMCAQDNMTVAMPTLPSNYFHLLRWQVHNPHHKPLIVFTPKSMLRLKAAASKIEEFTTGGFRPVIGDASVKPEDVRKVVFCAGKLYYDLDAEREKRGDTETAIIRLERLYPLPGAELQAEIAKYPNAEKYLWAQEEPANQGAWPFIALNLIDHLDLAVGADIPHGERLRRISRPHGSSPAVGSAKRHQAEQAQLVAEVFEA